The following proteins are co-located in the Peromyscus eremicus chromosome 13, PerEre_H2_v1, whole genome shotgun sequence genome:
- the Agxt gene encoding alanine--glyoxylate aminotransferase encodes MFWMLTKTSVTLGTRAAGWVRTMGSHQLLVPPPEALSKPLSVPKRLLLGPGPSNLTPRVLAAGGLRMIGHMQKEMFQIMDEIKQGIQYVFQTRNPLTLVVSGSGHCAMETALFNLLEPGDSFLVGANGIWGMRAAEIAERIGARVHQMIKDPGEHYTLQEVEEGLARHTPVLLFLTHGESSTGVVQPLDGFGELCHRYQCLFLVDSVASLGGVPIYMDQQGIDVLYSGSQKVLNAPPGISLISFSDKAKHKVYTRRTKPVSFYTDITYLAKLWGCEGKTRVIHHTTPVTSLYCLRESLALISEQGLENSWQRHREATAYLHKRLQELGLQLFVKDPAIRLPTITTVTVPAGYNWRDIVSYVLDHFHIEISGGLGPSEEKVLRIGLLGYNATMENVDRLAQALREALQRCPKNKL; translated from the exons ATGTTCTGGATGTTGACCAAGACCAGTGTGACGCTGGGCACCAGAGCAGCAGGTTGGGTACGGACCATGGGCTCCCACCAGCTGCTGGTGCCACCACCAGAGGCCCTGAGCAAGCCCCTGTCAGTTCCTAAGCGGCTCCTGTTGGGCCCAGGGCCGTCCAACCTGACTCCAAGAGTGCTGGCGGCCGGAGGGCTGAGGATGATTGGCCACATGCAAAAAGAGATGTTTCAG ATCATGGATGAGATCAAGCAAGGCATCCAGTACGTGTTCCAGACCAGGAACCCCCTCACGCTGGTTGTCAGCGGCTCTGGACACTGTGCCATGGAGACTGCCCTGTTCAACCTCCTAGAGCCTGGGGACTCCTTTCTAGTTGGAGCCAACGGCATCTGGGGGATGCGGGCTGCCGAGATTGCTGAGCGCATTG GAGCCCGTGTGCACCAGATGATCAAGGACCCTGGAGAACACTACACATtgcaggaggtggaggag GGCCTGGCCCGGCACACACCAGTACTGCTGTTCCTGACCCACGGGGAGTCATCCACTGGTGTAGTGCAACCCCTAGATGGCTTTGGGGAGCTCTGCCACAG GTACCAGTGCCTATTCCTGGTGGACTCTGTGGCGTCACTGGGCGGAGTACCCATCTACATGGACCAGCAAG GCATTGACGTCTTGTACTCTGGCTCCCAGAAGGTCCTGAACGCCCCACCAGGGATCTCCCTCATCTCCTTCAGTGACAAGGCCAA ACACAAGGTCTACACTCGGCGGACAAAGCCTGTCTCCTTCTACACAGACATCACATACTTGGCCAAGCTGTGGGGCTGTGAGGGCAAGACCAGAGT AATTCACCATACCACGCCAGTCACCAGCTTATACTGCCTGAGGGAGAGCCTGGCGCTCATTTCCGAGCAG GGCCTGGAGAATTCCTGGCAGCGGCACAGGGAGGCTACAGCATATCTGCACAAACGCCTGCAGGAGCTGGGCCTGCAGCTCTTTGTGAAGGACCCG GCAATCCGGCTACCCACCATCACCACCGTGACTGTGCCTGCTGGTTACAACTGGAGGGACATCGTCAGCTACGTGCTGGACCACTTCCACATTGAAATCTCTGGTGGCCTTGGTCCCTCTGAGGAGAAG GTGCTGCGGATTGGCCTGCTGGGCTACAATGCCACCATGGAGAACGTGGACCGCCTGGCCCAGGCCCTGAGGGAGGCCCTGCAACGTTGTCCTAAGAACAAGCTGTGA
- the Mab21l4 gene encoding protein mab-21-like 4, translating into MPAPCVFAPDMTEQVPLWHHYLLAIQSRESPRVQDYQRAENILLTVLERVHALDPRFVVDYSRDLEAFQFALRSSEDPLDVEVPLGVDAEALLIEDSEATEPGDGPALCRLGVLKKASGLEPWMTDDVFSVSSEGRDKCCGHIVPSKVLCVLKDLLVAAIVHCKHHSLIPPGSLNAASLKEGQLHLSLLVSSGWRKIRFNVVPVVRKKHSVPALERAQLKPGFPEGILRRIASHGVDLVPATAQHWRISTGYLLSRLLGALGSFPGHRLDSLSILDRVNLESWRGGSQSPGLTFDHLKTVLLWASVLFPAPEDWEDLQGAVYRLLVVLLCCLATRNLPHFLYPERNLLQDSGLDLGDIYQRVEHFASQPEESLRIHITHLGHSRPPRIDNGVKALLQLPASDPTYWTTAYFDFLLDKFQVFNIQDKDRISAMQNIFQKTKTMGSDSG; encoded by the exons ATGCCAGCCCCCTGTGTCTTTGCTCCAGACATGACTGAGCAGGTGCCCCTGTGGCATCACTACCTGTTGGCCATCCAGTCACGGGAGTCACCCCGTGTCCAGGACTACCAGAGAGCAGAGAACATCCTGCTCACTGTGCTGGAGCGTGTCCATGCCTTGGACCCCCGCTTCGTTGTTGACTATTCTCGAGACCTGGAGGCCTTCCAGTTTGCACTGCGCTCCTCGGAGGACCCGCTGGATGTGGAGGTGCCCCTGGGGGTGGACGCCGAGGCTCTCCTGATTGAGGATTCAGAAGCCACTGAGCCAGGAGATGGGCCTGCGCTCTGTCGCCTGGGTGTCCTCAAGAAAGCGTCTGGCCTGGAGCCATGGATGACTGATGACGTCTTCAGTGTCTCCTCGGAGGGCAGAGACAAGTGCTGTGGCCACATTGTACCCAGTAAAGTCCTGTGTGTCCTTAAAGATCTTCTGGTGGCTGCGATTGTACACTGCAAACACCACAGCCTCATCCCACCAG GTTCACTGAATGCTGCTAGCCTGAAGGAAGGGCAGCTGCACCTGTCCCTGCTGGTGTCCAGCGGCTGGAGGAAGATCCGCTTCAACGTTGTGCCTGTGGTGAGGAAGAAGCACAGTGTGCCTGCCTTGGAGAGGGCCCAGTTGAAGCCTGGATTCCCTGAGGGCATCTTGAGAAGAATCGCCAGCCATGGGGTGGACCTGGTGCCAGCTACTGCCCAGCACTGGAG GATCTCCACTGGCTACCTGCTCAGCCGCCTGCTTGGTGCATTGGGCTCCTTCCCTGGCCACCGCCTGGACAGCCTCTCCATCCTCGACCGGGTGAACCTAGAGAGCTGGCGAGGCGGCAGCCAGAGCCCTGGCCTAACTTTTGACCACCTGAAG ACGGTGCTGCTATGGGCCTCGGTGCTCTTCCCAGCACCCGAGGACTGGGAGGACCTGCAGGGCGCAGTCTACCGCCTGCTGGTAGTGCTGCTCTGCTGCCTGGCTACCAGGAACCTGCCCCACTTCCTGTACCCGGAGCGCAACTTGCTGCAGGACAGTGGTCTGGACCTCGGCGACATCTACCAACGTGTGGAACACTTCGCCAGCCAGCCTGAAGAGTCCCTACGGATCCACATCACCCACCTGGGCCACAGCCGTCCGCCACGCATTGACAACGGAGTCAAGGCACTCCTGCAGCTGCCTGCCAGTGACCCTACCTACTGGACCACTGCCTACTTTGATTTTCTGCTAGATAAG ttccaggtcttTAACATCCAGGATAAGGACAGAATCTCAGCCATGCAGAacatcttccagaagaccaagaCCATGGGAAGTGACAGCGGCTGA